The DNA window CGCACGGTCGGTGAGAACACCTGGGCGTCGGCATTCTGGAAGATGAAACCAACGCGGCTACGAAAGGCGCGGTTGAACTGTTGGTCTTCGAGCGTGTCTTCCGTGACGTCGGCGCCGAAGGCGCGGTACGTGCCCGACTCGGGGAACAGCAGCCCGTCGAGCACCTTGAGCAGCGTCGACTTTCCGCAGCCGTTGGCGCCGAGCAGCGCCACGCGCTCACCCTGGGCGACGGTGAGCGACACGTCGTCGAGCGCGACGAAGCGATCGAGGTACTTGTAGGTGACGTGCTCGACGACGAGCAGGTCCTCAGACACCGACATCGCCGGTGTAGCCGCGCGCCGTCATCGCTTGATGTACTTCGTCGGCGAGCGCGTACGCCTTGCCGAAGAGCGCGCCGGCGCTGGCGGCGACGAAGCGGCGCGCGGTCGCGCCGTCCTCGGCGTTGGTCGTGCGGGCGCGGCGGGCCACGTACATGTCCTCAACCGCACCGAGCAGATAGAAAATGTAGCGGTAGGCCATCGCGAGCACGACCACGAAGATGCGGGGCACGCCGAGGCTACGAAGCCCCGCCAGCAGCCGGTTCCACTTGGTCGTGAGGGTGAGCAACACCACCAGCGAGATCGACACCGCCACGCGCAACACGATCAGCGCGGCGGCCGACGGACCGTGCGCGATCGCGGTGGGAATCACGATGACCCCCGTGAAAATCGGAATGAACAGCCAGACGCGCATGACGAAGGACGACAGAGACAGCCCGGAGGCGGCGGCGATTGCGAGCGTGGCGACATAGAGGCCTGCCATCACCGCGAGCGAGTGCACGAACGCGGTGCCGATGAGCAGGGCCAACGTCGCAACGAGCTTCGCCCGCACGTCGAGGCGTTGCAGGAATCCGCGGTGCGACGCCACGTCGTCGGCGAACATCGCCTGGCGCATGAGCCGGGAGCCACCGGCCAGCGTCTTGGCGATGTAGTTGCCCTTCGTCCGCTTGCCGATGCAGCCGCAGGGGCACAACCCGACGGTCGGCTGCAACAGCC is part of the Acidimicrobiales bacterium genome and encodes:
- the cbiQ gene encoding cobalt ECF transporter T component CbiQ; the protein is MTSDQAPDWLLQPTVGLCPCGCIGKRTKGNYIAKTLAGGSRLMRQAMFADDVASHRGFLQRLDVRAKLVATLALLIGTAFVHSLAVMAGLYVATLAIAAASGLSLSSFVMRVWLFIPIFTGVIVIPTAIAHGPSAAALIVLRVAVSISLVVLLTLTTKWNRLLAGLRSLGVPRIFVVVLAMAYRYIFYLLGAVEDMYVARRARTTNAEDGATARRFVAASAGALFGKAYALADEVHQAMTARGYTGDVGV